A window of Polaribacter litorisediminis contains these coding sequences:
- a CDS encoding phosphoribosylaminoimidazole carboxylase codes for MFKKILLFISFITIYSCTENNLPENCIRPISFSINRSLENPEFNSILTVGSVEIDGGYKGILIMNAGLDRFLAYDKICPVNDCNSPMVYDEINRPNILKCTCDGSEYGLGVGIGGQPQTEGFVCPAVEYSAVKIGNSIRISNF; via the coding sequence ATGTTTAAAAAAATCTTGCTGTTTATTTCATTTATAACAATTTACAGCTGTACAGAAAATAATCTTCCAGAGAATTGTATTCGACCCATTTCTTTTTCCATTAATAGATCCTTAGAAAACCCTGAGTTTAATTCAATTTTAACTGTTGGTAGTGTAGAAATAGATGGCGGATACAAAGGGATTTTAATCATGAACGCTGGCTTAGATCGGTTTCTTGCTTATGATAAAATATGCCCCGTAAACGATTGCAATTCCCCGATGGTTTATGATGAAATTAACAGACCTAATATTTTGAAATGTACGTGTGATGGAAGCGAATATGGTTTGGGAGTAGGAATTGGTGGACAACCTCAAACGGAAGGATTTGTATGCCCTGCGGTAGAATACAGTGCTGTTAAAATTGGTAACTCAATTCGAATCAGCAATTTTTAG
- a CDS encoding HIT family protein — MSIFTKIITGEIPSYKVAEDDDFIAFLDINPNAKGHTLVVPKKEENKIFDLSKEAYSSLMDFSYRVAKALEKAVPCQRIGMSVIGLEVPHVHVHLVPTNVMSDMQFTHKVKLSKDEFVAIAASIADNFE; from the coding sequence ATGAGCATATTCACAAAAATAATTACAGGAGAAATACCAAGTTACAAAGTAGCCGAAGATGACGATTTTATTGCTTTTTTAGACATCAATCCAAATGCCAAAGGACATACGTTAGTGGTTCCTAAAAAAGAAGAAAATAAGATTTTTGATTTATCAAAAGAAGCGTACAGCTCCTTAATGGATTTTTCATACAGAGTTGCAAAAGCGCTAGAAAAAGCAGTGCCTTGCCAACGAATAGGAATGAGCGTTATCGGGTTAGAAGTACCACATGTTCATGTGCATTTGGTGCCTACCAATGTGATGTCTGACATGCAATTTACGCATAAAGTGAAATTATCAAAGGATGAATTTGTTGCTATAGCCGCAAGTATTGCTGATAATTTTGAATGA
- a CDS encoding 5-(carboxyamino)imidazole ribonucleotide synthase, whose amino-acid sequence MINYFSSDFKLGILGGGQLGRMLLAETQKFDIHTSILDSNKNAPCAEICNTFVVGDLLDYDAVYNFGKTMNLLTIEIENVNLDALDTLEDEGITIYPKPKDLRIIQSKARQKNFYVDNQIPTAAFSHYAYLEELKHSYENDIINFPFVWKAARFGYDGNGVKIVRNIADLNSLPNVECITEKLIPFKNELAVIVARNATGETTTYPVVEMEFHPEANQVEYVICPARIDFKVAEKARELALKVVSTLNFVGLLAVEMFQTIDDKILVNEIAPRPHNSGHYSIEASYTNQFEQHLRSILNLPLGNTDSKVAGIMVNLVGEEGFSGEVVYKNIEEILRIDGVTPHIYGKKETRPFRKMGHVTIVNADIDTARAIAQKVKETIRVISK is encoded by the coding sequence GTGATAAATTATTTTTCTTCAGATTTTAAATTAGGTATTTTAGGTGGTGGTCAATTGGGAAGAATGCTCTTGGCAGAAACTCAAAAATTTGACATTCATACTTCAATTTTAGACAGCAATAAAAATGCTCCTTGTGCAGAAATTTGCAACACTTTTGTGGTGGGCGATTTATTAGATTATGATGCCGTTTACAACTTTGGTAAAACGATGAATCTTTTAACCATAGAAATAGAAAATGTAAACTTAGATGCTTTAGATACCTTGGAGGACGAAGGAATAACGATTTATCCGAAACCCAAAGATTTACGGATTATTCAAAGCAAAGCCAGACAGAAAAATTTTTATGTAGATAACCAAATACCCACGGCAGCGTTTTCTCATTATGCTTATTTAGAAGAATTGAAACATTCGTATGAAAACGATATCATCAATTTTCCTTTTGTATGGAAAGCGGCTCGATTTGGTTATGATGGCAATGGAGTAAAAATTGTGAGAAATATCGCTGATTTAAACAGCTTGCCCAATGTAGAATGCATTACCGAAAAATTAATTCCCTTTAAAAACGAATTAGCTGTTATTGTGGCAAGAAATGCCACTGGTGAAACTACAACCTACCCAGTGGTAGAAATGGAATTTCATCCAGAAGCCAACCAAGTGGAGTATGTAATTTGCCCAGCAAGAATAGATTTTAAAGTTGCTGAGAAAGCAAGAGAATTGGCTTTAAAAGTAGTGAGTACCTTAAATTTTGTAGGTTTATTGGCTGTAGAAATGTTTCAAACTATAGATGATAAAATTTTGGTTAATGAAATAGCTCCAAGACCCCACAATTCAGGTCACTATTCTATTGAAGCAAGCTATACCAATCAATTTGAACAACATTTGCGTTCTATTTTAAATCTCCCACTAGGAAATACAGACAGCAAAGTGGCAGGAATTATGGTAAATTTAGTTGGTGAAGAAGGGTTTTCTGGAGAAGTGGTTTATAAAAATATTGAAGAAATTTTAAGAATTGACGGCGTTACACCTCATATTTATGGAAAAAAAGAAACACGTCCTTTTCGTAAAATGGGTCATGTAACGATTGTAAATGCTGATATTGATACCGCTAGAGCGATTGCGCAAAAAGTGAAAGAAACGATTAGAGTGATTTCTAAATAA
- a CDS encoding sensor histidine kinase, whose protein sequence is MKNFSNILLFKRVTIFISFVIVTSILWNTYTFFQKFKQEERVKMQILATAQKEIGNNENLDANVDLSLMVIENNHSIPMILVSEKGEILNYQNLDSVKSLDPAYLESELLDMKSENAPIEVSYKGKNKQYIYYKDSDLLNKLTYYPLALILILVLFVSVVYLFYSSNKAAETNQLWTGMAKETAHQIGTPLSSLLGWIAILKMEKVDETYIEEIEKDVHRLNIIADRFSKIGSKPELKKENIVVLTKQAFDYFESRSSKQISFSFFTTDDELYTNLNKELFGWVIENLIKNAIDAMLGKGELTLNITGNQKKVEITISDTGKGMPKKLFKRIFTPGFTTKKRGWGLGLSLSKRIIADYHNGKIFVKKSEIGKGTTFEISLDKV, encoded by the coding sequence ATGAAAAATTTTTCGAATATTCTGCTCTTTAAGCGCGTTACTATCTTTATTTCGTTTGTAATTGTAACCTCAATTCTATGGAATACCTATACCTTCTTTCAAAAATTTAAGCAAGAAGAACGTGTAAAAATGCAAATTTTAGCCACTGCTCAAAAAGAAATAGGGAATAACGAAAATTTAGATGCCAATGTAGATTTATCATTAATGGTCATTGAGAATAACCATAGCATTCCTATGATTTTAGTTAGTGAAAAAGGTGAAATTTTAAATTATCAAAATTTAGATTCTGTAAAATCTTTAGACCCCGCATATCTAGAAAGCGAATTGCTAGATATGAAGTCTGAAAACGCTCCGATTGAAGTAAGTTATAAAGGCAAAAACAAACAATATATTTATTATAAAGATTCTGATTTACTGAACAAACTCACCTACTATCCCTTAGCTTTAATCTTAATTTTAGTACTGTTTGTTTCGGTTGTTTATTTGTTTTACAGCTCTAACAAAGCAGCAGAAACAAATCAACTTTGGACCGGAATGGCGAAAGAAACTGCCCATCAAATAGGCACGCCTTTGTCTTCTTTATTAGGTTGGATTGCCATCTTAAAAATGGAAAAAGTAGATGAAACCTATATCGAAGAAATAGAAAAAGATGTGCATCGATTAAATATTATTGCCGATCGATTTTCTAAAATTGGCTCTAAACCAGAACTGAAAAAAGAAAATATTGTAGTACTCACAAAGCAAGCTTTTGATTACTTCGAATCTAGAAGTTCTAAACAAATTTCATTTTCATTTTTTACTACGGATGATGAACTCTACACAAACCTAAATAAAGAACTATTTGGTTGGGTGATAGAAAACCTCATCAAAAATGCTATTGATGCGATGTTAGGAAAAGGTGAATTAACCTTGAATATCACAGGTAATCAAAAAAAGGTAGAAATTACAATTTCTGACACGGGCAAAGGGATGCCTAAAAAATTATTCAAACGGATTTTTACACCTGGTTTTACGACTAAAAAACGTGGCTGGGGATTAGGTTTATCGCTCTCAAAACGTATAATAGCAGATTATCATAACGGAAAAATATTTGTAAAAAAATCTGAAATTGGCAAAGGAACTACTTTTGAAATTTCTTTGGATAAAGTTTAA
- a CDS encoding PLP-dependent transferase, whose product MQENKILEYVQELLDNMPIDWLNLTTHRLDIYDENLAKTQFLHQLESLFLHNNSEVSALHKLPTAYDYIRLGHPLSCILEWVIAKLNNQKSENVISFSSKTIPILAILRKNLVANKNTQIMYSEEISDFFDAEIIRNIYGYHFELKKVNALTDISKFDGSTIFISQNGEISNFELHPNIDFFIQITPELGSVLLINGIKNENYISDIQHVRRRETIAMTPANSLIALKSIIEKSSFEHQKSAIETNKKNVLNSIKEITGTTLKPLVASSGLSIQYAIMMGLIHDAQENHTGKAIKFIVPPNCYGGTNDQARRVAKCLKHVEVVDLPVDGENDMVQSIDTILAKIAIEDAVPYIIAEIPTNPRVEVPNLIDLENVLSKKRTTANGATAIDPVFILDQTFCPNVHFLGEGKILSSIRTISYASGSKFPSGGQCTAGYCVGNVKTAALMNKIEIHLELCDNKATALQMDILAKQLPSMNQRIWDAYKNTREFVNFIHETLPTAKINFVSEQLAKQQFTPSVFSLDLPTKGNSDEEKETYKRALNLKLINLMITKIPDESKFCVSYGQLKGCYWTIPATSTQGTTKEGDKDYIVRASLSPNMDLELHKKVFLEFVKMI is encoded by the coding sequence ATGCAAGAAAATAAGATACTAGAGTACGTACAAGAGCTATTAGACAATATGCCTATAGATTGGCTAAACCTAACAACTCATAGATTAGATATTTACGACGAAAATTTGGCGAAAACTCAATTTTTACATCAACTAGAAAGCTTATTCCTGCACAATAATTCCGAGGTATCTGCACTCCATAAATTACCAACTGCGTATGATTATATTCGTTTAGGACATCCTTTATCTTGTATCTTAGAATGGGTAATTGCCAAATTAAATAACCAGAAATCAGAAAATGTCATCAGTTTTTCTTCAAAAACGATTCCTATTTTAGCAATTTTAAGAAAGAATTTAGTAGCCAATAAAAATACCCAAATTATGTATTCTGAAGAAATATCAGACTTTTTTGATGCTGAAATTATCAGAAATATTTATGGGTATCATTTTGAATTGAAAAAGGTTAATGCCTTAACAGATATTTCTAAATTTGATGGAAGTACTATCTTTATTTCACAAAATGGGGAAATTTCTAACTTCGAACTTCATCCAAATATTGATTTTTTCATCCAAATTACACCAGAATTAGGAAGTGTTTTATTGATAAACGGCATAAAAAATGAAAATTATATTTCAGACATTCAACATGTAAGAAGAAGAGAAACGATTGCCATGACGCCTGCCAATTCACTCATAGCTTTAAAATCTATCATAGAAAAATCTTCATTTGAGCATCAAAAAAGTGCTATTGAAACTAATAAAAAAAATGTTTTAAACTCCATTAAAGAAATTACGGGCACTACTTTAAAACCTTTAGTTGCTTCCAGCGGACTATCAATTCAGTATGCCATTATGATGGGATTAATTCATGATGCACAAGAAAATCATACCGGAAAAGCGATTAAATTTATTGTTCCGCCAAACTGTTATGGTGGTACCAATGACCAAGCAAGGCGTGTTGCTAAGTGTCTTAAACATGTTGAAGTGGTAGATTTACCTGTAGATGGTGAAAATGATATGGTACAAAGTATTGATACTATTTTAGCTAAAATTGCGATTGAAGATGCTGTTCCCTATATAATTGCAGAAATACCTACAAATCCAAGAGTTGAAGTTCCGAATCTTATCGATTTAGAAAATGTTTTAAGCAAAAAACGTACAACTGCAAATGGAGCAACTGCGATTGATCCTGTTTTTATTTTAGATCAAACATTTTGTCCTAATGTTCACTTTTTAGGTGAAGGAAAAATTCTATCTAGCATTAGAACCATTTCATATGCTAGTGGCTCAAAATTTCCGAGTGGCGGACAATGCACTGCTGGTTATTGTGTAGGAAATGTAAAAACTGCCGCTTTAATGAACAAAATAGAAATCCATTTAGAACTTTGTGATAATAAAGCAACAGCGCTGCAAATGGACATATTGGCAAAACAATTGCCTTCTATGAATCAAAGAATTTGGGATGCTTATAAAAATACACGAGAATTTGTAAACTTTATTCATGAGACTTTACCAACAGCAAAAATTAATTTTGTTTCAGAGCAATTGGCAAAACAACAGTTTACACCTTCTGTTTTTTCTTTAGATTTACCAACGAAAGGTAACAGTGACGAAGAAAAAGAAACTTATAAACGAGCTTTGAATTTGAAATTAATCAACTTAATGATTACAAAAATTCCTGATGAAAGTAAATTCTGTGTTAGCTACGGACAATTAAAAGGATGTTATTGGACAATTCCTGCAACCTCAACGCAAGGAACCACAAAAGAAGGCGATAAAGATTATATTGTGAGAGCTTCTCTTTCACCTAACATGGATTTAGAACTTCATAAAAAAGTGTTTTTAGAATTTGTAAAGATGATTTGA
- the aat gene encoding leucyl/phenylalanyl-tRNA--protein transferase, producing the protein MIWLNEYIEFPNYNLTTKDGIIALGGDLSEERLVHAYKNGIFPWFSEGDPIVWYCPFDRMVLFPGDLKVSKSMRKIIHKNEFKITENTAFEEVIYNCKNINRNDGFGTWITDEMEQAYINLHKKGIAKSIEVWLDNQLVGGLYGVEVNSIFCGESMFSRVSNASKLAFIHLTKSNNYKLIDCQIYNKHLASLGAKEIERDLFLEILKS; encoded by the coding sequence ATGATCTGGTTAAATGAGTACATAGAATTTCCAAATTACAATTTGACTACGAAAGATGGCATTATAGCTTTAGGTGGAGATTTATCTGAGGAAAGATTAGTGCATGCTTATAAAAACGGAATTTTCCCATGGTTTTCGGAAGGTGATCCCATAGTTTGGTATTGCCCTTTTGATAGAATGGTCTTGTTTCCTGGTGATTTAAAAGTATCAAAATCGATGCGAAAAATTATCCATAAAAACGAGTTCAAAATTACTGAGAACACCGCTTTTGAAGAAGTAATTTACAATTGTAAAAACATAAACAGAAATGATGGTTTTGGAACTTGGATTACTGATGAGATGGAGCAAGCCTATATCAACCTGCATAAAAAAGGAATTGCAAAATCGATCGAAGTTTGGTTAGACAACCAATTGGTAGGAGGTTTATATGGGGTAGAAGTTAATAGTATTTTCTGCGGAGAAAGTATGTTTAGCAGGGTTTCTAATGCTTCTAAATTGGCCTTTATTCATTTAACAAAAAGCAACAACTATAAATTAATAGATTGCCAAATTTATAACAAACATTTAGCAAGTTTAGGGGCAAAAGAAATTGAAAGAGATTTGTTTTTGGAGATTTTGAAAAGTTGA
- the greA gene encoding transcription elongation factor GreA — protein MSDISYYSPEGLKKLKDELVQLEQVERPRVTQEIADARDKGDLSENAEYHAAKEEQSHLEFKIAKLKNVISNARILDESQLDTSKILIHSKVKIKNIANGMEFSYLLVADSETDVRNGKLSVNSPIGKGLLGKKVGDIAEIQVPNGIMKFEVVAISR, from the coding sequence ATGAGCGATATATCTTATTATTCACCAGAAGGATTAAAGAAATTGAAAGATGAATTGGTACAACTAGAGCAAGTTGAACGACCAAGAGTAACCCAAGAAATTGCCGATGCAAGAGATAAAGGCGATTTGAGTGAAAACGCAGAATACCATGCAGCAAAAGAAGAACAATCTCATTTAGAGTTTAAAATAGCCAAATTAAAAAATGTGATTTCGAATGCGCGTATTTTAGATGAAAGCCAATTAGATACGTCAAAAATATTGATTCATTCTAAAGTAAAAATAAAAAATATTGCCAACGGAATGGAGTTTTCTTACCTTTTGGTTGCCGATTCAGAAACGGATGTTAGAAATGGAAAATTGTCTGTAAACTCGCCAATTGGTAAAGGTTTATTGGGTAAAAAAGTGGGAGATATAGCAGAAATTCAAGTGCCAAACGGAATTATGAAATTTGAGGTTGTAGCGATTTCTAGATAA
- a CDS encoding DUF1456 family protein: MGLTNNDIFKKLRVAHKLRDTDIIDICALVDFKVTKGELGAIFRAEEHPKYIECGDQFLRNFLNGLIIHLRGPMPAKMK, encoded by the coding sequence ATGGGATTAACAAATAATGACATTTTTAAAAAATTAAGAGTTGCACACAAATTAAGGGACACTGATATTATTGATATTTGTGCTTTGGTTGATTTTAAAGTAACAAAAGGTGAATTAGGTGCCATTTTTAGAGCAGAAGAGCATCCGAAGTATATAGAATGTGGAGACCAATTTCTACGTAATTTTTTAAATGGTTTAATTATTCATTTGCGCGGTCCTATGCCTGCTAAAATGAAATAA
- a CDS encoding flavin reductase family protein, with protein MLSIDPKEISTGKLHGYLLGAVAPRPIAFASTVDADGNPNLSPFSFFNVFGSNPPIMIFSPARRVRDNTTKHTLENALATKEVVINVVNYAIVQQMSLSSTEYPAGVNEFEKAGFTMLKSDIIKPFRVAESPVQFECKVNDVIFTGDEGGAGNLIVCEVVKIHISEDVLDENGAIDQHKIDLVARAGGSYYSRAKDGFFEIPKPISTLGIGIDVIPSEIRNSSILTGNNLGMLGNVEQLPSETTVNNFGKEHPQFIGLETSKKHTFAQEYLKKNDVESAWKVLLLK; from the coding sequence ATGCTTTCTATAGATCCCAAAGAAATATCAACAGGTAAACTCCATGGTTATCTTCTAGGAGCCGTAGCGCCCAGACCAATTGCTTTTGCAAGTACTGTGGATGCTGATGGAAATCCTAATTTGTCTCCATTTAGTTTTTTTAATGTGTTTGGCTCAAATCCGCCAATTATGATTTTTTCTCCTGCCAGAAGAGTGCGAGATAATACAACCAAACATACGTTAGAAAATGCCTTGGCAACCAAAGAAGTAGTAATAAATGTGGTGAATTATGCTATTGTTCAGCAAATGTCGTTGAGTTCTACAGAATATCCTGCGGGTGTTAATGAGTTTGAAAAGGCAGGATTTACCATGCTAAAATCAGATATCATAAAACCTTTTAGAGTTGCAGAATCTCCTGTGCAATTTGAATGTAAGGTAAATGATGTAATTTTTACAGGTGATGAAGGAGGCGCAGGAAATTTAATTGTTTGTGAAGTTGTAAAAATTCATATTTCGGAGGATGTTTTAGATGAAAATGGAGCAATAGATCAGCATAAAATTGATTTGGTTGCAAGAGCAGGCGGAAGTTATTATTCAAGGGCTAAAGATGGCTTTTTTGAAATTCCGAAACCAATTTCTACATTGGGAATTGGGATCGATGTAATTCCGTCAGAAATTCGAAATAGTAGCATTTTAACAGGGAATAATTTGGGGATGTTAGGGAATGTAGAGCAATTGCCTTCTGAAACCACTGTTAATAACTTTGGAAAAGAACATCCACAATTTATTGGGTTAGAAACTTCAAAAAAACATACATTTGCTCAAGAGTATTTAAAAAAGAATGATGTAGAAAGTGCTTGGAAAGTACTTTTATTAAAATAA
- a CDS encoding DUF3127 domain-containing protein: protein MEVIGKVKLIGEVQTFGANGFRKRELVVTTDEQYPQMIMIEFVQDKTDLLNNYNVGQDVKVSINLRGREWINPQGEAKYFNSVQGWRIESLSQAPQAQNLPPVDQFEPASQVSDEEPDDLPF from the coding sequence ATGGAAGTTATAGGTAAAGTAAAATTGATTGGTGAGGTGCAAACATTCGGTGCAAACGGATTCAGAAAAAGAGAATTGGTTGTAACGACAGATGAGCAATATCCACAGATGATTATGATTGAATTTGTGCAAGACAAAACAGATTTATTAAATAATTATAATGTGGGGCAAGATGTAAAAGTTTCGATTAATTTAAGAGGTAGAGAATGGATTAATCCACAAGGTGAAGCTAAATATTTTAACTCTGTGCAAGGTTGGAGAATAGAGAGTTTGTCTCAAGCCCCACAAGCACAAAATTTACCACCTGTAGATCAATTTGAGCCTGCATCTCAAGTTTCTGATGAAGAGCCAGACGATTTACCATTTTAA
- a CDS encoding YqaA family protein, whose amino-acid sequence MEEKQKKRKKNTAFIGKRLHVYYGRTGFYLFVWESIKKAFLPIVGVVIALYFFNKYVYDINEGLENITETFSTIGVLITFFTSETLLGLIPPEIFIAWSKKTAHPVINLSILATLSYSGGLLSYFLGKLTLKIESVKNYLEVKMAANLKNTKKWGGFLILVGALLPLPFSIACLAAGMIKYPFRNVVFFGLFRFLRFAAYAWAIFQVVD is encoded by the coding sequence TTGGAAGAAAAGCAAAAAAAAAGAAAAAAAAACACTGCATTTATAGGTAAAAGACTCCATGTTTATTATGGAAGAACTGGTTTTTATTTATTTGTTTGGGAGAGTATAAAAAAAGCTTTTTTACCAATAGTGGGGGTTGTTATTGCCTTATATTTCTTTAACAAATACGTTTACGATATTAATGAAGGTTTAGAAAACATTACAGAAACCTTTTCTACGATAGGCGTATTAATTACGTTTTTTACTTCGGAAACATTGCTAGGGTTAATACCTCCAGAAATATTTATCGCTTGGTCTAAAAAAACAGCGCATCCTGTTATTAATTTATCCATTTTAGCAACACTTTCTTACTCAGGCGGTTTACTTTCCTATTTCCTTGGTAAACTAACGTTAAAAATAGAATCTGTAAAAAATTACCTAGAGGTAAAAATGGCTGCAAATCTTAAAAACACTAAAAAATGGGGCGGTTTTTTAATTTTGGTGGGTGCTCTATTACCACTACCTTTTTCAATTGCATGTTTAGCAGCAGGTATGATTAAATATCCTTTTAGAAATGTGGTTTTCTTTGGTTTATTCCGTTTTTTACGTTTTGCTGCGTATGCTTGGGCTATTTTTCAAGTAGTAGATTAA
- the purE gene encoding 5-(carboxyamino)imidazole ribonucleotide mutase, giving the protein MIGIIMGSDSDLPIMQEAIDILESFDIQIEVDIVSAHRTPEKLVEYSKNAHLRGIKVIIAGAGGAAHLPGMVASMSPLPVIGVPVKSRNSIDGWDSVLSILQMPGGVPVATVALDGAKNAGILAAQIIGTSDQCVLDKIITYKEGLKLKVEQASKRVRK; this is encoded by the coding sequence ATGATAGGAATAATAATGGGAAGCGATTCAGATCTTCCAATAATGCAAGAAGCTATTGACATTTTAGAAAGTTTTGACATTCAAATAGAAGTTGATATTGTTTCTGCACACAGAACACCCGAAAAATTAGTTGAATATTCTAAAAATGCTCATTTACGAGGCATCAAAGTAATTATTGCTGGCGCAGGTGGCGCCGCTCATTTACCTGGTATGGTGGCAAGTATGAGTCCGTTACCAGTTATTGGTGTTCCTGTAAAAAGTAGGAATTCTATTGATGGTTGGGATTCTGTTTTATCTATTTTACAAATGCCAGGAGGCGTTCCTGTGGCAACTGTAGCGTTAGATGGTGCAAAAAACGCAGGCATTTTAGCCGCTCAAATTATCGGAACTTCAGACCAATGTGTTTTAGACAAAATTATAACCTACAAAGAAGGCCTAAAACTAAAGGTTGAGCAAGCGTCTAAACGCGTAAGAAAATAA